A genome region from Planctomycetia bacterium includes the following:
- a CDS encoding TIR domain-containing protein codes for MQSEEGPLKGRVLIVENDRGIEWCLDKQLVGAGHTVIGIAGSVTGAVNAARQDLPDVVIMDIRIPQEDGGSPDLSNGGIQAAKQIESLGDVGVIYLTGAQADGKLLSRVLKDTPGATFLTKPCLEEQVLAAIQLTLMRRKGMRVVFVCYAHKDKSYKAELLSYLSSVKSLGVDSWDDEKISYGGRWKVQISAALKRADVAILLVSIHFMNSVFIKEVELPTLLKAEEERGIKIIPVFVGTVPEAALRESGLSEFLGANKPNEPLDKWSAKDRAAKVWSPLCDDLAKKP; via the coding sequence ATGCAGAGCGAAGAAGGCCCCCTCAAGGGTCGAGTTCTGATCGTCGAAAATGATCGGGGCATTGAGTGGTGTCTCGACAAGCAACTCGTGGGCGCGGGCCATACCGTCATCGGCATTGCGGGAAGCGTCACGGGAGCGGTAAACGCGGCCCGACAAGATCTACCTGACGTCGTGATTATGGATATCCGAATCCCCCAGGAGGACGGCGGCAGCCCCGACCTTTCCAACGGAGGAATCCAAGCGGCGAAACAGATTGAATCGTTGGGCGACGTCGGAGTTATTTATCTCACCGGCGCCCAGGCCGACGGCAAACTCTTGTCGAGAGTCCTCAAGGATACTCCGGGGGCGACGTTCTTGACGAAGCCGTGCCTCGAAGAGCAAGTCTTGGCGGCCATCCAGTTGACGCTGATGAGGCGTAAAGGCATGCGAGTCGTCTTCGTATGCTACGCCCATAAAGACAAGTCCTATAAAGCCGAGTTGCTGAGCTATCTTAGCTCCGTGAAAAGTCTCGGGGTCGATTCCTGGGACGACGAGAAAATCTCGTACGGGGGTCGCTGGAAGGTTCAAATTTCGGCCGCCCTGAAACGCGCCGATGTCGCCATTCTGTTAGTCAGCATTCATTTTATGAACTCGGTGTTCATTAAGGAGGTCGAACTTCCGACGTTGCTAAAGGCCGAAGAGGAACGTGGCATCAAGATAATTCCGGTGTTTGTCGGAACGGTGCCCGAGGCCGCATTGCGAGAAAGCGGGCTGAGTGAGTTCCTCGGAGCGAATAAGCCGAACGAACCACTCGACAAATGGTCCGCGAAAGATCGTGCGGCTAAGGTCTGGAGCCCGCTCTGTGACGATTTGGCGAAGAAGCCCTGA
- a CDS encoding GAF domain-containing protein yields MSTTAPPSISLEPIRHSRFLEGIVRHLPDPIFVFDALGSVQYLNSKAIELAGGEEDRVLKLRFHDLFEGKDSSFAALSCADVADRPETVCRMRHCDSTSSDILLISSRITDDEANSYLLCFVRPVELFDSGRRRQTPAKISAELIPVRKIPEVLTNVTRMLAEMTEVDHATITLIDEEEKHFIVQVEYPVTSGRSLVGGKIPIQGHATQEELLHEKKPVVAPDVSKHPIVAESKRVAEFVRNLGVRSMLIVPLVYKGRVIGTIGLDSIREVRHFSPAEVEMCCAIADQTAMAIENSRMFDSAVRLQKQYSEAYSAASLDGVADKVLSDLESRVTFCKASMQLIVNGRRVLLGGRGFDKGKASPRLLGRIEFDPIVKSIMDSKQLNIIPDTRLQSGWSRVPETSDVNSWVGVPVLWDSQPIALITLDHDQFGFYAKDDDALRNTLSQLASSAAVDIHEAYLFDAAQRQLDAFKLVTRIAEIATAQLEKSDLLNHAVQSVAQAMRSEQCTLFLAENDDDTLIAQAAWPPVTEPHLSRVPLTGGAASHESPIVRAFRKTECVVVGDFQDPETAGCFAIGPGIPSDTQSLLTVPIIIGDQTLGVLAVSHSSKINAFNASDALLLETVMRHTAIAVERDTGLGVVHRVGHQILRATDIDDILKEIVEGAIKVTHTSTGVIYLVDANSFELLSTFHPKESVHPRPRLDKDDGITRTVIRTKQMIELDDITKDPHVNPELRGRYRSMVAIPLVLDDEVKGVLYLNGTRERRLTAIEKWFASTLADQAAIAIQRMQLDQQLRDSETKYHSLVDHIPQYVFRKDQDSRFTYANEKFCKSVGLTSEQIIGKTDFDVYPPELAQAYVEDDKEVLDTGRRIAKTEQNRSKTMKVPINVKVVKTAVRDSEGKISGVQAIFWDVTKETRLQFRYSSLFNQSPDSIVILRNGRIKLANSAATKLFGVKSVNNRNLLDFIDPEFRDLAVERLKKLSQNENVEDVIEMRVLQGDATVDVAVYARPLPHQDGIQVVFHDLTRYNTLLEEMHHRVAKALHEVTQCLANQKLLTPHEEVRDAFRAVERRVIAMAEVHRMIHIQWGTSLVPMDTYLERLIHQVFESHGKLESDSGWNLSASEIALDADQATACGVIVAELVSNALLYAFSEQCDGTIDVRMTRIDGSCTLQVKDSGGGFKDQKRTGSSRGLTLVRRVAKERLKGTIDINTSRDGVSVTVVFPMTPA; encoded by the coding sequence ATGTCCACGACCGCGCCGCCGTCTATTTCCCTCGAACCGATCCGCCACTCGCGATTTCTTGAAGGAATCGTGCGTCACCTTCCCGATCCGATCTTCGTCTTCGACGCTCTCGGTTCGGTGCAGTATTTGAATTCCAAGGCGATCGAGCTGGCTGGAGGCGAGGAAGATCGCGTTCTCAAGCTGCGTTTTCACGATCTATTCGAGGGCAAGGACTCGTCGTTCGCGGCGTTGAGCTGCGCTGACGTGGCCGATCGACCGGAAACGGTTTGTCGGATGCGGCACTGCGATTCCACCTCATCCGACATTTTGCTCATTTCTTCGCGGATCACCGACGACGAAGCGAATTCCTATCTGCTCTGTTTCGTACGTCCGGTGGAGTTATTCGATTCGGGCCGCCGCCGGCAAACGCCGGCCAAGATCTCCGCGGAATTAATCCCCGTGAGAAAAATACCCGAAGTGCTGACGAACGTCACGCGAATGCTGGCCGAAATGACGGAGGTCGATCACGCGACCATCACGTTAATCGACGAGGAAGAAAAACATTTTATCGTTCAAGTCGAGTATCCGGTGACGAGCGGTCGTTCGCTCGTTGGGGGGAAAATCCCGATCCAAGGTCACGCCACCCAGGAAGAGTTGCTCCATGAAAAGAAGCCGGTGGTCGCCCCCGACGTATCCAAGCATCCGATCGTCGCCGAATCGAAACGGGTGGCGGAGTTCGTCCGCAACCTGGGCGTCCGCTCGATGCTCATCGTTCCCTTGGTTTACAAAGGGCGAGTCATCGGCACGATCGGCCTAGATTCCATCCGTGAAGTTCGGCATTTCTCGCCCGCCGAGGTCGAGATGTGCTGCGCCATCGCCGATCAAACCGCAATGGCGATCGAGAACTCGCGGATGTTCGACAGCGCCGTGCGCCTGCAAAAGCAGTATAGCGAAGCATACTCCGCAGCCAGTCTCGACGGCGTCGCCGACAAGGTGCTGTCCGATTTGGAATCGCGGGTAACTTTCTGCAAGGCTTCCATGCAGTTGATCGTGAACGGACGCCGAGTCCTGCTGGGGGGCCGCGGCTTCGACAAAGGCAAGGCCTCGCCCCGCCTGCTGGGTCGAATCGAGTTCGATCCGATCGTCAAGAGCATTATGGACTCGAAGCAACTGAACATCATACCGGATACGCGACTGCAATCGGGGTGGAGTCGTGTTCCGGAGACGTCGGACGTGAACTCGTGGGTCGGCGTGCCGGTGCTTTGGGATAGCCAGCCGATCGCGCTGATTACGCTGGACCACGATCAATTCGGGTTCTATGCGAAGGATGACGACGCCTTGCGCAACACGCTTTCGCAACTGGCGAGCTCTGCTGCGGTAGACATTCACGAAGCCTATCTATTCGATGCGGCACAACGGCAACTCGACGCGTTCAAACTCGTGACGCGGATCGCCGAAATCGCGACCGCCCAGTTGGAAAAGTCGGATCTCCTCAACCACGCCGTCCAAAGCGTGGCCCAGGCGATGCGAAGCGAACAATGCACGCTTTTTCTCGCGGAAAACGATGACGATACGCTCATCGCCCAAGCCGCCTGGCCCCCCGTCACCGAACCGCACCTCAGCCGAGTGCCGCTGACGGGCGGCGCCGCTTCTCACGAATCTCCGATCGTGCGCGCCTTCCGAAAAACGGAATGCGTCGTAGTGGGCGATTTCCAAGATCCTGAGACCGCCGGCTGCTTCGCGATCGGCCCCGGAATTCCGAGCGACACGCAGTCGTTGTTGACGGTGCCGATCATTATCGGCGACCAGACGCTCGGCGTCCTCGCCGTATCACACAGCTCAAAAATCAACGCCTTCAACGCCAGCGACGCCTTGCTGTTGGAGACGGTGATGCGTCACACGGCGATCGCCGTCGAACGCGACACCGGCCTGGGCGTAGTGCATCGCGTCGGCCATCAGATCCTACGAGCGACGGATATCGACGACATTCTGAAGGAAATCGTCGAAGGGGCCATCAAGGTCACCCACACGTCGACGGGCGTCATCTACCTGGTCGATGCGAACAGCTTCGAACTGCTAAGCACTTTTCATCCGAAGGAATCGGTTCATCCGCGACCCCGGCTCGACAAGGACGATGGCATCACCCGGACCGTCATACGCACGAAACAGATGATCGAACTTGACGACATCACGAAGGATCCTCACGTCAACCCGGAGTTGCGAGGCCGCTATCGATCGATGGTCGCCATTCCCCTGGTACTCGACGACGAGGTCAAGGGGGTGCTATACCTCAACGGAACGCGCGAGCGGCGATTGACGGCCATCGAAAAATGGTTTGCATCGACGCTGGCGGACCAAGCGGCCATCGCCATCCAGCGGATGCAGCTCGACCAGCAGCTACGCGACTCCGAGACGAAGTACCACTCCCTGGTCGATCACATTCCCCAATACGTCTTTCGCAAGGACCAAGATTCGCGTTTCACCTATGCCAATGAAAAGTTTTGCAAGAGCGTCGGACTGACAAGCGAACAAATCATCGGCAAAACCGATTTCGACGTTTACCCTCCGGAGCTGGCGCAAGCCTATGTCGAAGATGATAAAGAGGTTCTTGATACGGGACGCCGCATCGCCAAGACCGAGCAAAACCGGTCCAAGACGATGAAGGTGCCGATCAACGTGAAGGTCGTGAAAACGGCCGTCCGAGATTCGGAGGGAAAGATCAGCGGCGTGCAGGCGATCTTTTGGGACGTCACCAAGGAAACGCGATTACAGTTCCGTTATAGCTCCCTGTTCAACCAGTCTCCCGACAGCATCGTCATACTTCGCAACGGTCGCATCAAGCTGGCGAATTCAGCCGCTACCAAGCTATTTGGGGTAAAGAGCGTCAACAATCGAAACTTGCTCGACTTCATCGATCCCGAGTTTCGGGATCTGGCCGTCGAGCGGCTCAAAAAACTTAGCCAGAACGAGAATGTCGAAGATGTGATAGAAATGCGAGTGTTACAAGGAGACGCGACGGTCGACGTGGCGGTCTATGCGCGACCGTTGCCGCACCAAGACGGCATCCAGGTCGTTTTCCACGACCTCACGCGATACAACACGCTACTCGAGGAAATGCACCATCGAGTCGCCAAGGCGTTGCATGAGGTGACGCAGTGCCTGGCTAACCAGAAGCTACTGACTCCGCACGAGGAGGTTCGAGACGCCTTCCGAGCCGTGGAACGGAGAGTCATCGCCATGGCGGAGGTTCATCGCATGATTCACATTCAGTGGGGAACGTCACTCGTGCCCATGGATACGTACCTGGAACGACTTATCCACCAAGTATTTGAATCGCACGGCAAGCTCGAGAGCGACAGTGGATGGAACCTTTCCGCCTCGGAAATCGCGCTCGATGCGGATCAAGCGACCGCCTGCGGCGTGATCGTCGCCGAACTCGTTTCGAACGCCTTGCTGTATGCATTTTCCGAGCAATGCGACGGTACGATTGACGTGCGAATGACGCGGATCGACGGATCGTGCACCCTGCAAGTCAAAGACTCCGGCGGCGGATTCAAGGACCAAAAGCGCACGGGGAGCTCCAGGGGCCTGACGTTGGTAAGAAGAGTCGCCAAGGAACGTCTTAAGGGAACGATCGATATCAATACGTCCCGCGACGGCGTCTCGGTGACCGTCGTTTTTCCCATGACGCCCGCCTAG